From a single Vanacampus margaritifer isolate UIUO_Vmar chromosome 15, RoL_Vmar_1.0, whole genome shotgun sequence genomic region:
- the slc7a8a gene encoding solute carrier family 7 member 8a has translation MSDGPRQRGASSKDAAGEESGDGGGGGGGVSLKKEIGLVSACGIIVGNIIGSGIFVSPKGVMENASSVGVALVVWIITGLITAIGALCYAELGVTIPKSGGDYSYVKDIFGGLAGFLRLWIAVLVIYPTNQAVIALTFSNYVLQPLFPTCLPPDTGLRLLAAVCLLLLTWVNCSSVRWATRVQDIFTAGKLLALALIIIMGIVQICKGDYYWLEPANAFEPFQDYDVGLIALSFLQGSFAYGGWNFLNYVTEELVDPYVNLPRAIYISIPLVTFVYVFANIAYVTAMSPQELLASNAVAVTFGEKLLGVMAWIMPISVALSTFGGVNGSLFTSSRLFFAGAREGHLPSLLAMIHVKRCTPIPALLFTCLSTLLMLCTSDMYTLINYVGFINYLFYGVTVAGQIVLRIKQPNMHRPIKINLIWPVIYLLFWAFLLIFSLYSEPVVCGIGLAIMLTGVPVYFLGVYWENKPKCFDAFVDKMTYLGQKFCLVVYPAQTSDDGGEGEGEEMKEAMSPLSQEDAENHKSADC, from the exons ATGTCGGACGGTCCCAGACAGCGGGGCGCTTCTTCCAAGGATGCTGCAGGTGAAGAGTCCGgagacggaggaggaggaggaggaggagtttcACTGAAGAAGGAAATCGGCCTTGTGAGCGCCTGCGGTATTATAGTTG GTAACATCATTGGATCTGGAATTTTTGTCAGTCCAAAGGGTGTGATGGAGAACGCCAGCTCTGTGGGCGTGGCCCTCGTCGTGTGGATCATCACAGGCCTCATCACCGCCATCGGGGCGCTGTGCTACGCCGAGCTGGGTGTCACCATCCCCAAGTCAGGGGGGGACTACTCCTACGTGAAGGACATTTTCGGAGGCTTGGCTGG GTTCCTGCGTCTGTGGATTGCCGTGCTGGTGATCTACCCGACCAACCAGGCCGTGATCGCGCTGACGTTCTCCAACTATGTCCTGCAGCCCCTGTTTCCCACCTGCTTACCGCCAGACACCGGGCTGCGCCTGCTAGCTGCTGTTTGCCTCC TGCTGTTGACGTGGGTGAACTGCTCCAGCGTGCGGTGGGCAACCAGGGTGCAGGACATATTCACGGCGGGGAAGCTGCTGGCCCTtgccctcatcatcatcatgggcATCGTGCAGATTTGCAAGG GGGACTACTACTGGTTGGAGCCGGCCAATGCCTTCGAGCCTTTCCAGGACTATGACGTGGGATTGATAGCTTTGTCCTTCCTACAAGGCTCGTTCGCTTACGGGGGATGGAACTTCCTCAACTATGTCACAGAGGAGCTGGTGGATCCTTACGT GAACCTCCCCCGTGCCATCTATATCTCCATCCCGCTCGTGACATTCGTCTACGTCTTCGCCAACATTGCCTACGTCACGGCCATGAGCCCACAGGAGCTGCTGGCCTCCAATGCCGTCGCTGTG ACGTTTGGAGAGAAGCTTCTGGGTGTGATGGCATGGATCATGCCCATCTCTGTCGCTCTGTCTACCTTCGGGGGAGTCAATGGTTCCCTCTTCACGTCGTCAAG GTTGTTCTTTGCCGGGGCCAGAGAGGGACACCTCCCCAGTCTACTCGCCATGATTCACGTCAAACGCTGCACTCCTATCCCAGCTCTGCTCTTCACT TGCCTGTCCACCTTGCTGATGCTGTGCACCAGTGACATGTACACCCTCATCAACTACGTCGGATTCATCAACTACCTCTTCTACGGCGTCACTGTCGCCGGGCAGATTGTGCTGCGGATCAAACAGCCCAACATGCACAGGCCCATCAAG ATTAACTTGATTTGGCCGGTGATTTACCTCCTGTTCTGGGCCTTCCTGCTCATCTTCTCATTATACTCGGAGCCTGTGGTGTGCGGCATCGGCCTGGCCATCATGCTCACCGGCGTGCCCGTCTATTTCCTGGGTGTCTACTGGGAGAACAAGCCCAAGTGCTTTGACGCATTTGTCG ACAAGATGACATATTTGGGTCAGAAGTTTTGCTTAGTGGTTTATCCCGCTCAGACGTCGGACGACGGAGGCGAGGGCGAGGGTGAGGAAATGAAAGAGGCCATGTCCCCACTGTCCCAAGAGGATGCCGAAAACCACAAATCGGCCGACTGCTGA